CCGCAAGTTCGTACGCATGGCGCTGGGTGGCGTGCGCGACGAAGCCGAGATCCGCGGCCACCGCCGCACGTACATCGGCTCCATGCCTGGCAAGATCGTCCAGAACATGTCGAAGGTCGGCGTGCGCAATCCCTTGTTCCTGCTCGATGAAATCGACAAGCTGGGCATGGATTTCCGCGGCGATCCCTCGTCGGCGTTGCTCGAAGTGCTGGATCCGGAACAGAACCACACGTTCCAGGACCACTACATCGAAGTCGACTTCGACCTGTCCGACGTCATGTTCGTGGCCACCAGCAACACGCTGAATATTCCGCCGGCGCTGCTGGACCGCATGGAAGTGATCCGTCTGTCGGGTTACACCGAGGAAGAGAAGATCCACATCGCCCGCGACCATCTGCTGCCCAAGCTGATGAAGAACAACGGCGTGAAGGATAGCGAACTCACGGTCGACGACAGCGCGCTGCGCGACATCGTGCGCTACTACACCCGCGAAGCCGGTGTGCGTGCGCTCGAACGCGAAGTGGGCAAGATCTGCCGCAAGGTCATCAAGCAGTTGCTGACCCAGAGCGACCGCGCCAAGGCTGAAGGCAAGGCCGCCGAGGTCAAGCCGGTCAACGTCACGGGCGACAACCTGAGTGAATTCCTGGGCGTGCGCCGTTATGCCTTCGGCATGGCCGAAAAGGAAAACCAGATCGGTCAGGTGACGGGTCTGGCCTGGACGGAAGTCGGCGGCGACCTGCTGACGATCGAAGTCGCGGACATGCCCGGCAAGGGCGTCATCCAACGCACCGGCTCGCTGGGCGACGTGATGAAGGAGTCGGTCGAGGCGGCCCGCACGGTAGTGCGTTCCCGCGCCCGCCGCCTGGGCTTTGCCGACAGCGTGTTCGAGAAGCACGACATGCACGTGCACGTGCCGGAAGGCGCGACGCCCAAGGACGGTCCGTCCGCGGGTATCGCGATCACCACGGCCATGGTGTCGGCCTTGTCGCGCATCCCGGTGCGCGCCGATGTCGCAATGACCGGCGAGATCACGCTGCGCGGCGAGGTCCTGCCCATCGGCGGCCTGAAGGAAAAGCTGCTGGCAGCTCACCGTGGCGGCATCAAGACGGTCTTGATTCCGGAAGAAAACGTCAAGGATTTGGCGGAGATCCCGGACAACGTCAAGAACCATCTCGAGATCGTGCCGGTGCGCTGGATCGACAAGGTGCTGGAACTGGCGCTGGAGCGCCTGCCGGAGCCCCTGGCCGAGGAAGAAGCGGTCAAGGAACCCCTGGTGGCCAAGCCTGCCGAACCGGGTTCGACCGACCCGGTGCTCAAGCACTGATGGAACCGGGAGCGACGCCGCCAGTAAGCGGCGCCCCTCCTGGATGCGGCTTCCAACAAAAAACCCCCGCCAAGAAATTGGCGGGGGTTTTTTTATGCTGCGCAGGCGCAGGAGCTGTTGGTTCCTAGTGCAGCGCGTGCGTGCGGATCAGGCCCACCGCGATGCCTTCCAGCGCGAAATCCTGGCCAGCTTCGACCACGATGGGTTCGAAATCGGGGTTTTCGGGCAGGAGTTCTATGTGGCCGTTCTGGCGTTGCAGGCGCTTGACGGTGACGTCGTCGCCCAGGCGGGCGACCACGATCTGACCATTGCGGGCTTCCGAGGCTTTCTTTACGGCGAGCAGGTCGCCTTCCAGGATGCCAGCGTCGCGCATGCTCATGCCGCGCACCTTGAGCAGGTAGTCGGGCGTCTGGGCGAACAGGTTGGGATCGACGCCGACTTCGCGTTCCACGTGTTCGGCGGCCAGGATGGGGCTGCCCGCAGCGACGCGGCCGACCAGCGGCAGCAGCAATTGGGCCAGGCCCGGCATGGGCAGCGAGCTTTGCGTGGGGGCAGGGGAGGCGTCCTTCAGGCGGATGCCGCGCGACGCGCCGGCGGTCAGCTCGATGGCGCCCTTGCGGGCAAGCGCCTTGAGGTGATCTTCCGCCGCGTTGGGGGATCGGAAACCCAGGGCCAGGGCAATTTCGGCGCGGGTCGGCGGGAAGCCCGTGCGCGTGACGGTCTGCCTGATGAGATCCAGGATTTGTTGTTGGCGATCAGTGAGTTTGCTGGCCATGGCGATGATCCGGTGCTAGCGGACTGTACATATATACAGCGCCATTCTGGGGGACGCAGCGCAAAAAAGCAAGCTCGGGGCGGACCGTCTCAAAGCCAACGTAATGGCAGGCCGCTCAGAATGTCCCGATTGGACGGGCCCGGCGGAACCGGCGGCGCCCGGACGCTGGAAAGCCATGTGCTTGCGGCTCCATGGCGCGGCCGGGCCTGGACGATGCGGCGTCTGTTACTCCGGCTTGATTCCGGCCGTCTCGATGACGCTGCGCCACTTTTGGGTCTCGGATTCGATATAGCCCTGCAATTCGTCCGGGCGGGTGGCTTTGATCGTGACGGCCTTGTCTTCAAGCTTGCGGATGATGTCGGGTTTGGTCAACGTTTTCAGCAAGGCGGCGCTCAGCACCGACAGCCGGTCGGCAGGAATGCCGGCCGGGCCCATGACGCTGACCCAGGCGTCCACGCTCATGTTCTTCACTCCCAGTTCCTCGGCGGTGGGCACGTCGGGCAGTTCCTTGATGCGCGTGCTGCTGGTGATGGCCAGCGCCCGCACTTTGCCCGACTGCACCAGGCTCAGGGCCGCAGGCAGATTGTCGAACCCGAGGTCGACGTGACCACCCATCAGCGCGGTTAACGCCGGCCCGCTGCCCGAGAAGGGAATGTGCTGCATCTTCGCGTCTGTCAGGATCTTGAAGTACTCGCCGGTCATGTGCGGCGATGTGCCAGCCCCGGGGCTGGAGTACGACAACTGCCGCTGCTTTGCGTCGGCGACCAGCGTGCGCAGGTTCTGGTACTTGGAATCGGCATTGACCAGCACCAGATTGGTGTAGAAGCCAACCTCGCCAATCATGGTGAAATCCTTGATAGGGTCGAAATTCAGCTCCTTGCGCAGCAGCGGGTTGATCACGTTGGTGGCTACGGTACCCAGGAAGATGGTGTAGCCGTCGGGTTTGGCGTGCGCGACCGACGAGGCGCCGATAGTGCCGCCAGCGCCGGCCTTGTTTTCGACGACCACGGCCTGTCCCAGTTCACGCGACAGGCCTTCAGCCAATACCCGCGCGACGATATCTGTCGACCCTCCCGGCGGAAACCCGACCACGAAGCGGATGGGCTGCTCCGGAAAGGCTGCGGCCGCGGGGCCGCCCAGCGTGACGGCGAATGCGCAGCTTGTGGCGGCAATCCAGGTCTTGAAATTCATGATCGATGTTCCTCCTGCCGGGTCGCGTTGCGCAAGTCGTCGATGATTCGCCGCTTGTCGATTTTGCCCAGCGTGTTTTTTGGAAAAGACTGCACGATGTGGATGATTTTGGGTGTCCGCACGGACCCCAACTGCTGCTTGCCGTAGTCGATCAGCGCCTGGACGCTGACCGAGCCCGGCCGAATCGGCACGACCGCCATTTCGACGCGTTCGCCCCAGTCGTCGTCGGCATTGCCGAACACCACGCATTCGGCGATACCGGGGTGTTGCGCATAGGCGTTTTCGACGTCAGAGGGATACACATTGAAGCCGCCGCTGATGATGATGTCCTTGCTGCGGCCCTTGATGAACAGGAACCCGCGTTCATCGATGACACCGATGTCTCCGGTGTGGAACCAGCCATCTTTCAGGACGGCCGCGGTCTGTTCGGGCATGTTCAGGTAGCCCGACATCAGCAAGTCGCCGCTGGCGATAATTTCGCCCAGGGTGTTTGGGATTGTGGTCGGGTGGCCGTCGGCGCCAACGACCGCCACCCGCGTCAGGGGGCCGATGCGGCCTGCGCTGCCGAGGTTTTCCGGCAGGGAGCCGGTCGCGCCGTTCATGCCGGCGATGATGACCGGCGCTTCCGTCAGGCCGTAGGTGACGCCCAGCACGGGGCCAAACTCCGCAATCGCCTGCGATTGCAGCGGGGCTGGGCATGGCGCACCGCCATACAGCAGGTTGCGCAGCGCCGGCAGATGGCGCGCAGCGGCGCACTGTGCCTGCACCAGCCGTTGGAGCAGCGTGGGGGGCAGCCAGGTGGACGTCACTCCATGGGTTTCCATCAAGGCGTGCAATTGTTCGGCTGTGGCCTTGCCAGCGATCACCAGGCAGCCCCCGGCATGCAATACCGGCAGCACGAAAGTGCCTGCGCCATGCGTCATCGGTGGAGCCAGCAGGAAGCGTTCCTCGCTGTCGAAACCATATGTCATGGCCAGTGATGCCACCATGGTGTTGATGCAGCGTAGCGACTGCAATACGGCTTTGGGCGCGCCCGACGATCCGCCGGTGAACTTGATGGCGGTCGTTTCGCTCAGATCCGGGTTGGAGCGCGATGGTGACCGGCCCGCGTGTTCACGCACCAGCGTATCGACATGGAGCTGACGGCCCGCGTCGTTGCAGATGCGCAGACCGTGGTAGGAAGCCAGCAGCGCCTCGTATGCCGCGTCGTGCAATACGATGTCGGGCGCGGCCGTCGCCAACTGGCGGGCGATGTCCTGTTCGACCACGGTCGGCGTCAGCGGTACCAGCACGCCGGCGCAGGCGTAGGTGGCCAATATGCCCAGCAGCATCGCGTGCGAATTGCCGGCCAGCGTCGCGATCACTGGACGCGGTTTGCCCGACAGGCGTTGTAGCGCCGCAGCCAGCGCCAGCGTCTGGCCGCGCAGCGCTTCGTAGGTATGGGTGCGGCCGCTAGCCGCATCGATCGCTGCGATGCGGTCCGGGTACCGCATGGCTGCATGCAGGAAGAAATCGACAGGCTGCATGCTAGAGCCTGTTGCTGAGCACCGTGACTACGGCCGCGGCATCTTCGTAGTGCAAGAAGCCGCCGCCGTTTTCGGCCACTGCGGTACGGGCGCCCTGTACCTGGCGCGCGCCGGCCTCATGGCGCAGTTGCGTAACGAGCTCATGGATTTGCACCAATCCCGTCGCGGCGATCGGGTGTCCTTTGGACACCAGGCCGCCCGATACGTTGACGGGTGTGGGACCGCCCAGGCTGGTCGCTCCGCTTTCGGTGTATGGCCCGCCTTGGCCGCGGGCGCAAAGGCCCAGATTCTCGATCTGCAGCAGTTCCGCGAAGCTGGATGCGTCATGCACTTCAGCCAGGTCGATGTCCTGCGGCGTGATCCCGGCCATGGCATAGGCGCGCTTGGCAGCCAGGTGCACGCAATGCCTGTCCATATCGGCGATGTCGCGGATCACCGTGCTGGCCGCGCCGATGCCCGCGACCCTGACGGCCCGTTGCCTGCGCGCGTCTGACAGGGCGCGGCCGCTGGACAACACGATGGCGGCGGCACCGTCGGAAATGGGTGCGCACATGGCGCGCGTCAGTGGCCAGGCGATCTCGGGGGTCGCAAGCACTTCGTCGGTCGACATATCGTTCTGGTATTGGGCCAGCGGGTTCGTGGTCGAGTGCGCGTGGTTCTTGGCTGCCGCACTGGCGATCTGCCGCTGCGTGGTGCCATACGTGCGCATATGCTGGCGCGCCATGGCCGCATAAATGTCCATGAAAAAGCTCTGCGTATTCCAGGCGCCGGGAGAGTTCAGCCGCTGGCGGATGCCGGGGTCGGTCTCCTGCTGGCAGAAGAAATCCCATGTCTGACGCAACAAATGTATGTCGGTGCCGCCGAAGAACGCGTTCATCATCTCGGCCTTCTTGTCCGGATAGAACATCTTTTCCGCGCCTACCACCAAGACCGTGTCGAACATGCCCGATTCGACCGCCATGCAGGCGTTGAACAAGCCGGAACTGCTGCTGGCGCAGGCGTTTTCGATATTGAAGACGGGGATGCCGCTCACCCCCATCGCGTTCAGCGCGCATTGGCCACGGATCGAATTCTGCTTTTCCATTTGGCCTTGGCGCACGTTGGAAAACCACGCCGCCTGCATGTCTTCCAGTCCGTGGCCGCTGTCGGCCAGGGCAGTGTTGACGGCTTGTTCGGTTAATTGCTTGACCGAGAGATCCGGGTGGCGGCCAAGCGGAGTATGGGCGATGCCGGTGATATAGACGTTCATATTGGGCCTAGGCAGCTGATCGATGAGTGGCTCTATTCTGCGTGGCTGGCCGTTCCGCATTAACCCCTGCTTACCCGTTGAAAACAGGATAAAGTTCCGGCATGTGAAACTTTTTTTACCTGGTGTGGATCCGGATGACATGACGCAATCCTCCAGCATCCAGAAAGCGCTGCGAGTGCTGAAAACCGTGCAGCGCCATCACGAGGAAGGTCTGCGGCTCATCGACGTGTGTCGGGAGCAGGGCTTGGAAAAACCGACGGCGCTGCGCCTGTTGCGCGAACTGATGGCGCAGGGACTGGTGGCCCGTAACGCGCGCAGCAAGAAGTACTACCTTGGCGACTATTGCCGGAAACTCGGGGAGTCACTGGCTGCGCAATCGTCGCTGTCCGTACGCTATGGACCTTTGCTGAGGCGCATCTCCGACCGCACCGAAGACGCCAGTTTCCTGGTGATCCTGCAAGACCTGGACACCCTGTGCATTGCTCGGGAAGTGGGTGCGTATCCGATCCAGGCCCTGGCCATCCCGGTCGGCAACCGGCAGCCCATCGGCGTGGGTGCGGGTGGGCTGGCCATGCTGGCGAGCTTCGACGAAGACCTTACGGAGCATTACCTCAACGTCAACAGGGCCCGCTTTCTCAAGTACAAGTCGCTTACGCTGGAGCAGCTGCGCATGCGCATTGCCCGCGCGCGTAAGCGCGGCTATGCCGTGATAGGCAGCCACGCGGTCAGCAAGGTTACGGGCGTGGGCGTCACGCTGATGAACAAGGAAGGCGATGTGCTGGGCGGCATCAGTGTCGCGGCACTGGACAATCGCATGACGCAAAAGCGCCAGGAGGCTGTTGCCCAGATGATCCGCGAAGAGATGAACCGGTTCCTGGACAAGTAAAGCTGCCGCGCGCAACGGGCAGCGCAAAAGAAAACGGGACCCGAAGGTCCCGTTCCTGGCTGCAGGCCCGCATGGGCCTGTGCGCGGTAAACGGCTTTACAGCACGGCCGCGATGCCCTTGGCGACTTTGTCGATGTTGCCGCTGTTCAGCGCGGCGACGCAGATGCGGCCGCTGGAAACGGCATACACGCCATGCTCTTCGCGCAGGCGGTCCACTTGCGCGGCGGTCAGGCCCGAGTACGAGAACATGCCGCGCTGCTTCAGCACGAAGCTGAAGTCCTGCTTGCCGCCGTGTTCCTTGATCTTGTCGACCAGTTGCTTGCGCATCAGGCGGATGCGGTCGCGCATGCCGGCGAGTTCCTCTTCCCACATGGCGAAGAGTTCAGGCGTGTTCAGGACCGTCGACACCACCGTGCCGCCGTGGGTGGGCGGGTTGGAGTAGTTGGTGCGGATCACGCGCTTGAGCTGGCTCAGCACGCGGGTGGCTTCGTCCTTGCTGCCGGCGACGACCGTCAGCGCGCCGACTCGCTCGCCGTACAGCGAGAACGACTTCGAGAACGAGGAGCTGATGAACATGGTCAGGTCCAGGTCGGCGAACATGCGCACGACCGAGGCGTCCTCGGTCAGGCCGTCGCCGAAGCCCTGGTAGGCGATGTCCAGGAACGGGACCAGATGGTTTTCCTTGACGACGGCGGCGATCTGCTTCCACTGGTCGGCGGTGGGGTCCACGCCGGTGGGGTTGTGGCAGCAGGCATGCAGCACGACGACGGTCTTGGCCGGCGCGGCCTTCAGGTCGGCCAGCATGGCGTCGAAGTTCAGGCCGCGGGTAGCGGCGTCGTAGTACGAATAGGTGCCGACTTCGAAACCGGCGCGCTCGAACAGGGCGCGGTGGTTTTCCCAGCTGGGATCGCTGATCAGGACCTTGGAGGTCGGCAGCAGTTGGCGCAGGAAGTCGGCGCCGATCTTCAGCGCGCCGGTGCCGCCCAGGGCCTGGGTGGTCAGCACGCGGCCGGCGGCGGCCAGTGCGGAATCCTTGCCCAGCAGCAGGGCTTGCGCGCCGTTGTTGTAACCGGCGATGCCTTCGATGGGCAGGTAGCCGCGGGCGGCGGCGGCTTCGATGCGGGCGGCTTCGGCCTTGCGAACCGCGCCCAGCAGGGGGATGCGACCCTGATCGTCGTAGTACACGCCCACGCCCAGATTGACTTTACCGGGACGCGTATCAGCGTTGAATTGTTCGTTCAGGCCAAGAATGGGGTCGCGCGGGGCGAGTTCGACGGAATCGAAAAGGGTGCTCATGGGAGTCTGATGAGGTGGGTGGACGCAGTACGGGCTGCTGTGGATAATGAGGGGTTTACCCTGGAAGAGTCTAGCATGCCTAAGAGCGCAATAGACCCGATTACGGCGGGGGCCGCAGCGAACCTGGCGGCCGATCCCGCGGCGGCATTGGCCGTGGCGGATCCGTCCGCGCCAGGCCCCGGATTCATCGATTTCCCGGGCAGCCCGTTTCACCTGTACCAACCCTATCCGCCGGCGGGCGATCAGCCCACCGCCATCGAGGGGTTGACCCAGGGGGTCGAAGACGGCCTGATGTTTCAGACGCTATTGGGCGTGACGGGCTCCGGCAAGACCTACACCATGGCCAACGTCATCGCCCGCATGGGGCGCCCGGCGCTGGTTCTGGCCCCCAATAAGACGCTGGCCGCCCAGCTGTACGCCGAAATGCGGGAGTTCTTCCCGAAGAACGCCGTCGAGTACTTCGTTTCGTACTACGACTACTACCAGCCCGAAGCGTACGTGCCGACGCGCGACCTGTTCATTGAAAAGGATTCGTCCATCAATGAGCACATCGAACAGATGCGGCTGTCGGCGACCAAGAGCCTGCTGGAGCGCCGCGACACCATCATCGTGGGCACCGTGTCGTGCATCTACGGTATCGGCAACCCGGGCGACTACCACGCCATGGTGCTGATCCTGCGCGCCGGCGACCAGATCTCGCGCCGCGAGATCCTGGCCCGCCTGGTCGCCATGCAGTACACCCGCAACGACGCCGAGTTCACCCGCGGCGTCTTCCGGGTGCGTGGCGAGACCATCGACATCTTCCCGGCGGAAAGCCCGGAACTGGCGCTGCGCCTGACGCTGTTCGACGACGAGATCGAAAGCCTGGAGCTGTTCGATCCGCTGACCGGCCGCATCCGCCAGAAGCTGCCGCGCTTTACCGTCTATCCCGGTTCGCACTACGTCACGCCGCGCGACACCGTGCTGCGCGCCATTGAAACCATCAAGGAAGAGCTGCGCGAACGGGTCAAGCGCTTCGTCGACGACGGCCATCTGGTCGAGGCGCAGCGGCTGGAGCAGCGCACCCGTTTCGACCTGGAAATGCTGCAGGAGCTGGGCTTCTGCAAAGGCATCGAAAACTACTCTCGCCACCTGTCCGGCGCGGCGCCAGGCGAACCGCCGCCCACCCTCATCGACTACCTGCCGTCCGATGCGCTCATGTTCATTGACGAAAGCCACGTCACCATCGGCCAGTTGGGCGGCATGTACCGGGGCGACCGCGCGCGCAAGGAAACGCTGGTGCAGTACGGCTTTCGCCTGCCGTCGGCGCTGGACAACCGGCCGCTGAAACTCGAGGAATTCGAGGCTCGGATGCGCCAGTGCGTGTTCGTGTCGGCCACGCCGGCCGCCTACGAGAAAGAGCACACCGACAACGTCGTGGAACAAGTGGTGCGGCCTACCGGGCTGGTCGATCCGCTGGTCGAGGTCCTGCCGGCCCGGACCCAGGTCGATGACCTCCTCGGGCAGATCAAGGCGCGCGTGGCGCAAGCGGAGCGCGTGCTGGTCACCACGCTGACCAAGCGCATGGCGGAGGACTTGACGGACTTCCTGAGCGAGCACGGCGTCCGAGTGCGCTATCTGCATTCGGATATCGACACCGTCGAGCGCGTGGAAATCATCCGCGACCTGCGCCTGGGCACCTTTGACGTGCTGGTGGGGATCAACCTGCTGCGCGAAGGGCTGGATATTCCCGAAGTGTCGCTGGTCGCGATCCTGGATGCCGACAAGGAAGGCTTCCTGCGTTCGGAACGCAGCCTGATCCAGACCATCGGGCGTGCGGCGCGCAACCTCAACGGCCACGCCATCCTTTATGCGGACCGCATCACCGATTCGATGCAGCGCGCCATGGAGGAAACCGAAAGGCGGCGCGCCAAGCAGCTGAAGTTCAACGCCGACCACGGCATTACCGCCCGGGGCGTGCAGAAGGCCGTGCGCGAACTGATTGATGGCGTGGTCGCGCCGACGCAGCACGACGCGCTCGAGGCCGCAGTTCCGGCCGAGTTCCTGAAGGACGAAAAGGCCCTGGCCCGCGAGATCAAGCGCCTCGAAAAGCTGATGATGGATCATGCCCGGAACCTCGAGTTCGAACAGGCGGCTGCGGCGCGCGACGCGCTGACCGCGCTGAAGCAGCGCGTGCTGCTGGACGGGGCGGTGTAGCAGCGGATTACGTGTCTAAATGTTTCTTTTCGCTGACTGGCGGCTGAATATTGCCAAAACCTGTTGCGTTGCAATCAGGCTGCCACGATTCGCCCGGATATCTGCATTCAGTGTTCATGAGAGAGATCAGAATTTCTTCATAAGTTATTGATTTTATTGAAAAAATATTGATACTGTATTTGCCGGGCCAGAATCCCGCAGACGCAAAAAAAGCTTGCCTTATCTCGGGTTTTCCCGCACACTTACTCCCATGATGACCAAGGTACTTTTCGTTTGCATGGGCAATATCTGTCGCTCGCCGAGCGCAGAGGGCGTGTTTCGCCATTTGGTGAACGACGCGGGTTTGGGCGATGTGGTTCGCATCGACTCCGCGGGCACGCACGCGTTTCACATCGGCGAGGCGCCTGATGCCCGGGCGCAGGCCGCAGCGCGCAAGCGCGGCTACGAGATCACGCACTGCGAAGCGCGTCAGGTCACCGCGGAAGATTTCCGCGATTTCGACTTGATCCTCGCCATGGATTGGGACAATCTGTCCGCCATGCAGCAGCAGTGCCCCAAGGCCTACCAGCACAAGCTGATGCTGCTGATGCGCTTTGCCAATGAGTTCGAAGAGGCCACCGTGCCCGATCCGTACTATGGCGGCGCCGATGGTTTCGGCAAGGTCCTGGACTACCTGGAAGACGCCTGTCAGGGTGTACTTGAGCTGGTGCGCAAGCGCGCGACCCAGTACCAGGCGGCGTGATCCGCTTGTTCCGCAGGGCTGCCCGCCGGGCGGTTCTCGGAGGTGCTTGGCAGTGAAAAACCGCGCGAATGCGCGGTTTTTTCTAGCCGGGAGCCATACCAAATTAGTCGGGAATAGGCTATACTTGAGGCAATTACTCGGGTATTGACCGCTGGATTCGCCTGCGGCCATTGCCGAATCACTGGGAACCTACCATGCGGCTAACTACCAAGGGGCGTTTCGCCGTGACTGCCATGATCGATCTGGCTATGCGGCAGCATAGCGGTCCGGTCACTCTTGCGGCCATCAGCCAGCGTCAGAACATCTCGCTGTCCTACCTGGAACAGCTGTTCGGGAAACTGCGTCGCCACGAACTCGTGGACAGCGTGCGCGGCCCTGGGGGCGGCTACTCGCTCGCGCGCCTCGCCCGCAACGTTACCGTTGCCGACATCATTTTCGCCGTCGATGAACCCCTGGACGCCACCAGCTGCGGCGGCAAGCGGGACTGTACGAGCGGCAACGACGGCAAGCCGGGCAAGTGCATGACGCACGAACTCTGGGCTACGTTGAATCGCAAGATGGTGGATTACCTGGATTCGGTGTCCCTGCAGGATCTCGTCGATCAGCAGCGCGTGCGCCAACTGCAGGAAGCCAACAATCAAGCGCAGGCTTGCGCGGTGCGCGTGAACCGGGTGGGGGGCGCCAACAACGCCGCCAACGCCCCGGCCGCGACCGTCGCCGCCAATGCCACCGTATAAGCAGTATCAGGAGTTGTAGAAATGACCACCCGCCCGATCTATCTGGATTATTCCGCCACGACGCCCGTCGACCC
The sequence above is drawn from the Achromobacter xylosoxidans genome and encodes:
- the uvrB gene encoding excinuclease ABC subunit UvrB, with amino-acid sequence MPKSAIDPITAGAAANLAADPAAALAVADPSAPGPGFIDFPGSPFHLYQPYPPAGDQPTAIEGLTQGVEDGLMFQTLLGVTGSGKTYTMANVIARMGRPALVLAPNKTLAAQLYAEMREFFPKNAVEYFVSYYDYYQPEAYVPTRDLFIEKDSSINEHIEQMRLSATKSLLERRDTIIVGTVSCIYGIGNPGDYHAMVLILRAGDQISRREILARLVAMQYTRNDAEFTRGVFRVRGETIDIFPAESPELALRLTLFDDEIESLELFDPLTGRIRQKLPRFTVYPGSHYVTPRDTVLRAIETIKEELRERVKRFVDDGHLVEAQRLEQRTRFDLEMLQELGFCKGIENYSRHLSGAAPGEPPPTLIDYLPSDALMFIDESHVTIGQLGGMYRGDRARKETLVQYGFRLPSALDNRPLKLEEFEARMRQCVFVSATPAAYEKEHTDNVVEQVVRPTGLVDPLVEVLPARTQVDDLLGQIKARVAQAERVLVTTLTKRMAEDLTDFLSEHGVRVRYLHSDIDTVERVEIIRDLRLGTFDVLVGINLLREGLDIPEVSLVAILDADKEGFLRSERSLIQTIGRAARNLNGHAILYADRITDSMQRAMEETERRRAKQLKFNADHGITARGVQKAVRELIDGVVAPTQHDALEAAVPAEFLKDEKALAREIKRLEKLMMDHARNLEFEQAAAARDALTALKQRVLLDGAV
- a CDS encoding low molecular weight protein-tyrosine-phosphatase yields the protein MMTKVLFVCMGNICRSPSAEGVFRHLVNDAGLGDVVRIDSAGTHAFHIGEAPDARAQAAARKRGYEITHCEARQVTAEDFRDFDLILAMDWDNLSAMQQQCPKAYQHKLMLLMRFANEFEEATVPDPYYGGADGFGKVLDYLEDACQGVLELVRKRATQYQAA
- the iscR gene encoding Fe-S cluster assembly transcriptional regulator IscR, with amino-acid sequence MRLTTKGRFAVTAMIDLAMRQHSGPVTLAAISQRQNISLSYLEQLFGKLRRHELVDSVRGPGGGYSLARLARNVTVADIIFAVDEPLDATSCGGKRDCTSGNDGKPGKCMTHELWATLNRKMVDYLDSVSLQDLVDQQRVRQLQEANNQAQACAVRVNRVGGANNAANAPAATVAANATV